In Dermochelys coriacea isolate rDerCor1 chromosome 4, rDerCor1.pri.v4, whole genome shotgun sequence, the sequence GTGATCACTGTCCATTTTTATGCACTGAGGCAACCATTATGACCTAATAGCAAGTATTCGACTAATTTTTTGACTCATAGCCAGATTAAAAAGATTATGATTATGGATGCACTTGTGTGTGTTCATCAGGAAACTACATTGCTAAAAAGGAAATCCTGATAAACAAGGATCTTTTACTACTTTAGCCTCACCTCCAAAAAAAATACTGGAGTGTACAATACTTTTACTGAATCTATACTCCTGACAGGTTATATAAAATCACCTAGTTCCATTTACTTCTACCATATAAGAAAAACAAGACAATACATTTCGGACACCCACAGTCCTTCTCAATATAAACTTCTGGTAAAATCAACAGAtgtttaaatatatgaaaaaaactCAGTATTTGTAGTATAGCCTTCTGGCAGAAATAAAGTGCTTTATCTTCTGTAGAAACAAATACACTGTATATCATCTGTGTGAATGAACGCTTATTGGCTTCTTCAGTCTAAGGGGTAGGGAAACCTATTTCCTCACTGTCTAAACATAAATAAAATGGTCTCAAATGAAAGACACATTTAACCTTCTTTAATTCACAATGCAGCTTGGCAAAGATGCTTGGTAAATGGGATCTAACTAGGATTTTATTTGGCTACTGAAATCCTGCCTCCTGGGCAATGTTTCAAATTCTTGGGAACAGTTTCACAAAAATGCAGCAGATGGAAGGGAGGAAACAGAAGGAGAAAAATGAAGAACAGCTTTATGTTTAGTAAGTCTAAGTGTCTTTAGCACTACAAATGACTTCCAGGAGGTCACTGAAGATGATGACAACCTAGAAATTGCTGAGGtaaatgtttctgaaaaaaaatcctaaaccaAAAAGAGCAATTAGTATTAATATAATAGTAATTACTCTGTCATACATCATAGTAAAATTAACTCACTCAGAAGAAAATATCAAATAATCCACATGCATGCTTTTTCTATGATAGTCTCCAGGTAAGGCTTAGCGGCAAGtacaatatctatttttaaaggaGCTCCACCTGATTTTTCTTGCTATGCATAGATTAACAGAATAATTATCATACATGGCTTTCATAAATAAAACATGTATTTTTGTCAGTTGCCAATGCTATATCATTGGAGTTTAGTTCAGTAGAAGGCTCAGGAATTGGGTCAGTAGGACATGCTGGTGTTTGAGGAATCTCTTCTTCCTTAATTTCTAACTGCACACAGTCTTGTGACTGGTCATCTATACAGTCCTTTTTTGACAGCTGATGAACTGACACTTTTATCGCAATCTGCTGTGGTTGTTCATGCAGTGATGATGCTTCTGAGTCAGCTGTGAGAGAGTCGCTGCGCTTTAGTGCATTAGGGATCATAAACATATCCTCTCCATCAGTAGGCTCCTGGCCTTCTGCTGCTTGCTGTACAAAGTTCTGTCCCTGTTCTTCCAAGCCAACCACCTCCATGATTTCTTCCATTATAGTCCTGCAGTTCATGATGAGAGGTGGCAGAGGAACACTTCGGGCAAGTTCCTCAATGTAGCGAGCAAATTCCATGGTCTTGAACTGGGTTACTTTGGCAAGCTCAAGAGTTTTGGCTGAGGTGATGATTGGGATACGCTTAGCAATCTCAAAGGCTTTTTGTagtttctctgctccttctgTTCTGAAAAACTCATTGATTGCTTTCTCAGTTTTCTTCAGATGGCTGCTCATCATACACAGCCTGGTAATGTTCAAGATCATAACAATGGTAAAAGCTACGAGGCAGACAATCATGTAATAGATCCCCATATCTCCGGAGGTAAAGACGACCCTCAGAGTCACAGTATTATTCACAGTGCCATAGATGTTAGAAGCAACACATGTGTATTTACCTCTGTCGTCAAAAGACACGCTGGTAATGTTCAGTAGCCCATTGTCAAGAAACCACCATTTTCCTGCAGGAAAGATATAGAAGAATTCAGTCCAAAACATTTGTTTACATGGTCAGTATAACGTTTTAATCATCAGTTTTGTCATATTGGCTCCAGAATTTAGAAAAATGGCAATAACATAGACTACACTAGAGTGAATCATTTGTCGTCACAAAAACATGCCTGCTTTTAGGATCCCACCAGAATACAATTTCAGGTACTGTGAAGATCACTGATTATACTCAGGtcgcattttaaaaatgtctcactATCCACAATAAACTGTATTGTATATCTATCATAGTCAAATAAGTTAAAAACCTAATTACCTACTGCGGACAGCATCCCAAACACATGCTATACTTCATAAAATGCTGAATTTGAATGAATAATAGAAGtttgagatagatagatagaatctgatgagtttcaacaaggacaagtgcagagacctgcacttaggacggaagaatcccatgcaccgctacagactagggattgaATGGCtggacagcagttctgcagaaaaggacctagggatccttacagtggatgagaagctggatatgagacatcagtgtgcccttattgccaagaaggccagtggcattttgggatgtataaggaggggcattgccagcagatcgagggacgtgattgttcccctctatttgacattgatgaggcctcatctggagtactgtgtccaattttgggcaccacactaccagaaggatgtggaaaaatttagaaaacgtccagcagagggcaacaaaaatgattaggggactggaacacatgatttatgaggagaggctgaaggaactgggattgtttagtctgcagaagagaagaatgaggggggatttgatagctgctttcaactacctgaaagggggttccaaagaggatggatctagactgttctcggtgatagcagatgatagaacgaggagtaatggtctcaagttgggggaggtttaggttggatattaggaaaaactttttcactaggagggtggtgaagcactggaatgcgttacctagggaggtggtggaatctccttccttagaagtttttaaggtcaggcttgacaaagccctggctgggatggtttagttggtgttgatcctgctttgagcagggggttggactagatgacctcctgaggtcccttccaaccctgatattctatgagactcaaagagcttggcttgtttagcctaaccaaaagaaggctgagaggacatatgattgctctctataaatatatcagagggataaataccatggagggagaagaattatttaagctcagtaccaatgtggacacaagaacaaatggatataaactgaccatcaggaagtttagacttgaaattaggcgaaggtttctaaccaccagaggagtgaagttctagaacagccttccaagggaagcagtgggggcaaaaggcacatctggcttcaagactcagcctgataagtttatggaggagatgatacaatgggatagcctaattatggcaattaattgatcttcgactattagcagtagatataaccaatggcctgtgatgggatgttagatggggtggaatctgagttactacagagaattctttcctggatggctggctggtgagtcttgcccacatgctcaggatttagctgattgccatcgaattttcttccagggcagattggcagaggccctggggtttttttcccctttctctgcagcgtgtggcacgggtcacttgctggaggattctctgcaccttgaagtctttaaaccatgatttgaggacttcagtagctcagacataagttaggggtttgttacaggagtgggtgggtgagattctgtggcctgagttgtgcaggaggtcagactagacttctgaccttaaagtctatgattctatgaagaccTGATAAGTCACCAAGTCCATTGCTGTTCCAATGAAGATTGTAAATTTTTTGGCGTTTTGTTATAGCACCTTCTATCATCTTGTTACTGTTAATTTTACAACACACCCATAAGCATG encodes:
- the MFAP3L gene encoding microfibrillar-associated protein 3-like; this encodes MNMLNNHYFLNFLPTTLFAYLFILLAALTAAEDVTSSILNHTDMNLGSVPVIISIIDHITVKEGKSALIDCNVQGNPAPRYKWYNSNGCLLKEEDNSGKWWFLDNGLLNITSVSFDDRGKYTCVASNIYGTVNNTVTLRVVFTSGDMGIYYMIVCLVAFTIVMILNITRLCMMSSHLKKTEKAINEFFRTEGAEKLQKAFEIAKRIPIITSAKTLELAKVTQFKTMEFARYIEELARSVPLPPLIMNCRTIMEEIMEVVGLEEQGQNFVQQAAEGQEPTDGEDMFMIPNALKRSDSLTADSEASSLHEQPQQIAIKVSVHQLSKKDCIDDQSQDCVQLEIKEEEIPQTPACPTDPIPEPSTELNSNDIALATDKNTCFIYESHV